The sequence TGCCGATGCCTTCACACAGGCGGCGACGAATCCCACATCGCCGGCCGCTCAAGCCACCCGCCAGCCGACTCCCGTGGCGAGTCCGTCTTCTGTTCCCAACGCCGAGCCCAGTGACGAAAAGTCCGGACTGCTTGGCAAGGTGCGAGGGCTGTTCCGTCGCGGGTAGTCGATCGGCGCCCCCGCCACGTCCGCCTGGCATGACGTGGCTGATGTTCCTGAACCCGCACCGTGTCCCGTGACTGATTCCATACTGTCGCAACTCGTCGCCCTGCTCGCTGAACGTTCGGCGAAGCGGGGCGATTTTGTGCTGGCCTCCGGCCGGCGCTCTTCCCTGTACATCGATTGCCGGCTCACGGCCATGAGTCCGGAAGGCCAGCTGCTCATCGGTCGCGCCGGGCTGGCCGATCTCCACGCCTCGGGCTGGACCGTGGACGCCGTGGGTGGCCTCACGCTGGGCGCCGACCCCATCGCCTATGCCATCGCCCACGCCAGCGCGCTGGCGCACGAACGGGGTGAGGGCCCGCTCGTCCGGGCGTTCACGGTGCGCAAGGAGGCCAAAGCCCACGGCACCGGAAAGCTGATCGAAGGGCCCTTCCGCGCCGGCGACCGGGTGGTCGTCGTCGAAGACGTGATCACCACCGGCGGCTCGGCGCTCAAAGCCGTCGACGCCGTCCGCCAGGCCGGCGGCGAAGTCCTGGGCGTGCTGGCCCTGGTTGACCGCGAGGAAGGCGGCCGCGAAGCACTCCAGGCGGCGGGGCTCGAGGTTCGCGCGCTCGTCTCGGCGAGCCAGTTGCTGCCGCTGTTGCCGGCGGTCTGAGCCGGCCCGCGCCGGCCGGATTCGGACGGCGCCGATCTGGACGAGCCACTCGTCCAACCCCACGCGGCTCCGAGACCCACGCGGTTCCTCGCGCGTCAGAGGGGATATGCATCCGCATGTCCCCTCTGATCCCCAGGACTCCCAGCGGCTCACGCTGCACGAGGAAGAACGCGCCAAGGACATGGCCACCTTCGCCGTGGCCGCCCGCCGTCGCTTCTGGAGCATCATCGTCGTGGCGGGCGTCCTGCTCACGGGCCTGCGACTGGGACTGGCGCAGGAGTCGCTGACCACGGTGCTGGGCATGTTCTGCGGGGCGATCGTGCTGAACTGGATCTGTGCGTCAGCCGGAAGATCGCTTCGATTGTATCGATGGTGGCTCAAATATGTTTTTGCAGTGTTCGATACGCTGCTCGTGAGTGCGATCGTCTACATGTTTGGACAGCCGGTCTTCGTGTTGGCCTATGTGCTTGCGATCGTGCCGTATTCCTTCGATCGCGGGCCGCGGGTGGGGTATGTGGCCACCGGAGCGGCGGTGCTGGGGTTTCTGGCGGCGAGTGCGGGCTTTGCCCATGCGCGGCCCGAGGACGCGGCCCCATGGCCGCAGGTCATCCTGGCGGCGGTGCTGCTGCTGGTGGTCGCCCAGCAGATCATTCCGATGCCGTCGCGCATCATCCGGCGTATCCGGCGGACGCGGGAGCGCATGGCGCAGGTGGAGCGGGGCGACCTGAACGTGCGGGCCGATGCCC comes from Gemmatimonas aurantiaca and encodes:
- the pyrE gene encoding orotate phosphoribosyltransferase, with protein sequence MTDSILSQLVALLAERSAKRGDFVLASGRRSSLYIDCRLTAMSPEGQLLIGRAGLADLHASGWTVDAVGGLTLGADPIAYAIAHASALAHERGEGPLVRAFTVRKEAKAHGTGKLIEGPFRAGDRVVVVEDVITTGGSALKAVDAVRQAGGEVLGVLALVDREEGGREALQAAGLEVRALVSASQLLPLLPAV